The following proteins are encoded in a genomic region of Zea mays cultivar B73 chromosome 9, Zm-B73-REFERENCE-NAM-5.0, whole genome shotgun sequence:
- the LOC103639442 gene encoding DExH-box ATP-dependent RNA helicase DExH14 — protein MLAPLPRLTSALRGHYDADQAYLLRKSALQALTLPRPHDEWKFARKIVPGWDDASSEVRQAYKQFIGAVVELLSGEAVSEELYQVAQTVYTLFGGDDTEYVGAKKVLSKRNELESLVGYTVQDSVLKKLAQLAQKLDSLQRASAYESVHRIADDVNENDRIEFGADFDFKPLARFIVDVSLDAPLESAELGSGPFEKWQYDAWSTSTTSHSTAVRGSVSLRWLKDQCALITKSGGSMLSGDELAMTLCRVLLSNKAGDQIAGELLDLVGDTAFEIVQDLLLHRKELVDAIQHGLSILKSEKMTSGNQPKMPTYGTQVTVQTESERQLDKIRRKEERRSKRSADSGNNDIGVDDFSSLLLASERKEAFDDVIGSGEGSDSFTVTSLPQGTTRKHMKGYEEVKIPPTPTASLKPNEKLIEIKELDEFAQAAFQGYKSLNRVQSRIFQATYYTNENILVCAPTGAGKTNIAMIAVLHEVKQHFRDGILHKNEFKIVYVAPMKALAAEVTATFSRRLSPLNLVVRELTGDMQLTKNEIEETQMIVTTPEKWDVITRKSSDMSLSMLVKLIIIDEVHLLNDDRGSVIEALVARTLRQVESMQSMIRIVGLSATLPTYLEVAHFLRVNPDTGLFFFDSSYRPVPLAQQYIGISERDYTKRSELFNTLCYEKVVESIKQGHQALVFVHTRKDTGKTARTLIDLAAKAGELELFSSADHPQFPLIKKDVSKAKSREVVEFFESGFGIHNAGMMRSDRSLMERLFGDGLLKVLVCTATLAWGVNLPAHTVVIKGTQLYDPKAGGWRDLGMLDVMQIFGRAGRPQFDKSGEGIIITTHDKLAYYLRLLTSQLPIESQFLGSLKDNLNAEVALGTVTNVREACTWLGYTYLFIRMKTNPLVYGITWEEVMGDPSMGAKQRTFIIDAARALDKAKMMRFDEKSGNFYCTELGRIASHFYLQYSSVETYNEMLRRHMSESELITMVAHSSEFENIVVREEEQDELEALARKACPLEIKGGPTDKHGKISILIQVYISRAPIDSSSLHSDAQYISQSLARIMRALFEICLRRGWSEMSSLLLQYCKAVDRKIWPHLHPLRQFDKDLSPQVLWKLEERNVDLDHLYEMEENEIGALIRFSHQGKLVKQYVGYFPYVNLSATVSPITRTVLKVDLHITPEFVWKDRYHGMSERWWIIVEDSENDTIYHSELFTLTKKMARGTPTKISFNVPIFEPHPPQYYIHAISDSWLHAETLFTVSFHNLTLPQTQITHTELLDLKPLPLSALGNKTYEDLYRFSHFNPIQTQAFHVLYHTDNNVLLGAPTGSGKTISAELAMLHLFSTQPDMKVVYIAPLKAIVRERMNDWRKRLVIQLGKKMVEMTGDFTPDLMALLSADIIISTPEKWDGISRNWHSRSYVMKVGLMILDEIHLLGADRGPILEVIVSRMRYISSQTERSIRFVGLSTALANARDLADWLGVTDDGLFNFKPSVRPVPLEVHIQGYPGKFYCPRMNSMNKPAYAAICTHSPNKPVLIFVSSRRQTRLTALDIIQLAASDEKPRQFLSIEDNSLDMVLSQVSDSNLRHTLQFGIGLHHAGLNDRDRSLVEELFSNNKIQVLVCTSTLAWGVNLPAHLVIIKGTEYYDGKTKRYIDYDITDILQMMGRAGRPQYDQHGKAVILVHEPKKSFYKKFLYEPFPVESNLREHLHDHINAEIVSGTISNKEEAIIYLTWTYLYRRLVVNPAYYGLEDTETNTLNSYLSRLVETTFEDLEDSGCIKVDDHSVKYLILGKIASQYYLSYLTVSMFGSNIGPNTTLEVFLHILSAASEFDELPVRHNEDNLNRILSGNVPYPVDQHHLDDPHVKANLLFQAHFSRAELPISDYVTDLKSVLDQSIRIIQAMIDVCANSGWLTSALTCMHLLQMIIQGLWFERDYESLWMLPSMNDDILDHLKSRGVSTVPSLLDLSREELRRVLQPFSASELYQDLQHFPHVDVKVKLHNEQERSKPPTLNIRLQLKNSRRSASRAFAPRFPKAKQEAWWLVLGNATSSELYGLKRISFADRVINTRMELPQTFNVQETKLILVSDCYLGFDLEYSLEHLTKG, from the exons atgctcgcACCGCTTCCGCGCCTGACGAGCGCGCTCCGCGGCCACTACGACGCTGATCAGGCCTACCTCCTCCGCAAGAGCGCCCTCCAGGCTCTCACCCTCCCCAG GCCGCATGACGAGTGGAAGTTCGCTCGGAAAATCGTGCCTGGCTGGGACGATG CTTCCAGCGAAGTGCGTCAGGCGTATAAACAATTTATCGGGGCCGTTGTGGAGTTGTTGAGCGGAGAGGCAGTGTCTGAAGAACTCTACCAAGTTGCGCAGACTGTATATACTCTATTTGGTGGCGATGACACGGAGTATGTTGGTGCTAAAAAAGTCCTTTCCAAAAG GAATGAGTTGGAGAGCCTTGTGGGCTACACTGTACAAGACTCAGTTTTGAAAAAGCTAGCTCAGTTAGCTCAGAAGCTCGATTCCCTTCAACGAGCAAGTGCCTATGAATCTGTACACAGAATAGCGGATGATGTAAATGAAAATGATAGAATTGAATTTGGAGCAGACTTCGATTTCAAGCCACTTGCCCGTTTCATTGTTGATGTTTCTCTTGACGCACCCTTAGAAAGTGCTGAATTGGGCAGTGGTCCATTTGAAAAATGGCAGTATGATGCTTGGAGCACATCCACAACTAGTCATTCAACTGCTGTTAGGGGTTCTGTGAGTTTGAGGTGGCTGAAAGATCAGTGTGCTTTGATAACTAAAAGTGGTGGCTCAATGCTCTCAGGAGATGAACTTGCAATGACCTTGTGCAGAGTGCTCCTATCAAATAAAGCAGGCGATCAG ATAGCTGGTGAACTTTTGGACCTGGTTGGCGACACCGCTTTTGAAATAGTTCAAGATCTTCTTTTG CATAGGAAAGAGCTAGTGGATGCAATTCAACATGGATTGTCGATACTGAAATCTGAGAAAATGACCTCAGGTAATCAACCAAAGATGCCAACTTATGGTACACAG GTAACTGTACAAACAGAGTCTGAACGCCAGCTTGATAAGATTAGGAGGAAAGAGGAAAGACGTAGCAAGCGCAGTGCAGACAGTGGCAATAATGATATTGGTGTTGATGATTTTTCATCCCTTCTTTTGGCAAGTGAACGGAAGGAGGCATTTGATGACGTGATTGGTAGTGGAGAAGGGTCAGACAGTTTTACAGTAACTTCCCTTCCTCAAGGAACCACAAGGAAACACATGAAGGGTTATGAAGAAGTGAAGATTCCACCAACTCCAACAGCATCACTGAAACCCAATGAGAAGCTG ATTGAAATAAAAGAATTAGATGAGTTTGCCCAAGCTGCCTTCCAGGGATACAAGTCACTCAATCGTGTGCAGAGTCGTATTTTCCAAGCTACATACTACACCAATGAGAATATTTTA GTTTGTGCCCCAACAGGTGCTGGGAAAACAAATATTGCAATGATTGCAGTTCTTCATGAG GTTAAACAGCACTTCAGGGATGGTATTTTACATAAAAACGAGTTTAAGATAGTCTATGTTGCTCCAATGAAG GCCTTGGCCGCAGAGGTAACAGCAACATTCAGTCGCCGATTATCTCCATTGAACCTGGTTGTTAGAGAACTTACAGGAGATATGCAGTTGACCAAAAATGAGATTGAAGAAACTCAG ATGATAGTGACTACTCCTGAGAAGTGGGATGTTATTACACGCAAAAGCAGTGACATGTCACTTTCAATGCTGGTTAAGCTGATCATCATTGATGAAGTACACCTTTTAAATGACGATAGAGGTTCAGTAATTGAGGCGCTAGTAGCTCGGACTCTCCGCCAG GTTGAGTCTATGCAATCAATGATTCGCATTGTTGGCCTATCTGCTACCCTGCCTACCTACTTAGAG GTCGCACATTTTTTGCGGGTTAATCCAGACACTGGACTTTTCTTTTTTGACTCAAGCTATCGTCCAGTTCCTCTTGCTCAGCAGTACATTGGGATCAGTGAAAGGGATTACACAAAGAGAAGTGAATTATTCAATACTTTGTGTTATGAGAAG GTTGTTGAGTCCATTAAGCAAGGTCACCAAGCATTGGTTTTTGTCCATACCCGTAAGGATACTGGGAAAACCGCTAGAACCCTG ATTGACCTAGCAGCAAAAGCAGGGGAATTGGAATTATTTTCAAGTGCAGATCATCCTCAATTTCCATTAATCAAG AAAGATGTTAGTAAAGCAAAAAGTCGTGAAGTTGTTGAATTTTTTGAATCTGGATTTGGTATACACAATGCTGGAATGATGCGATCTGACAGAAGTTTGATGGAGCGCTTGTTTGGTGACGGGCTTTTGAAA GTCCTTGTTTGTACAGCAACTTTGGCTTGGGGAGTAAACTTACCAGCTCATACAGTTGTTATAAAG GGCACACAGCTATATGATCCTAAAGCTGGTGGGTGGCGAGACTTGGGGATGCTTGATGTGATGCAG ATCTTTGGACGTGCTGGAAGGCCACAGTTTGATAAAAGTGGCGAAGGAATTATTATCACAACACATGACAAATTGGCTTAttacttgaggttattgacaagtCAGCTTCCAATAGAGAGCCAG TTCCTTGGATCTCTGAAAGATAATTTAAATGCTGAAGTTGCTTTGGGCACTGTAACAAATGTCAGGGAGGCTTGTACCTGGCTTGGCTATACATACTTATTTATAAGGATGAAGACTAATCCTCTGGTGTATGGGATAACTTGGGAAGAG GTTATGGGAGATCCTTCTATGGGTGCAAAGCAAAGAACATTTATTATTGATGCTGCACGAGCACTGGACAAAGCTAAGATGATGCGCTTTGATGAAAAGAGTGGTAACTTCTACTGCACCGAACTTGGTCGAATTGCAAGTCATTTTTACCTTCAGTACTCCAGTGTCGAGACTTACAATGAGATGCTTCGACGTCACATGAGTGAAAGTGAG TTGATTACTATGGTGGCCCATTCCTCTGAATTTGAGAATATCGTAGTAAGAGAAGAAGAACAGGATGAATTAGAAGCCCTTGCAAGGAAAGCATGCCCTTTAGAAATTAAGGGTGGGCCGACTGACAAACATGGGAAAATTTCAATTCTCATACAG GTTTATATTTCCCGTGCTCCAATCGATAGCTCCTCTTTACATTCTGATGCTCAATACATTAGTCAAAGTTTGGCACGCATAATGAGGGCACTATTTGAGATTTGTCTGCGTCGGGGATGGTCTGAGATGTCATCCTTATTGTTGCAATATTGCAAGGCCGTGGACCGCAAGATATGGCCCCATCTTCATCCACTTAGGCAGTTTGATAAGGATCTTTCTCCTCAG GTATTGTGGAAACTCGAGGAAAGAAATGTTGATCTGGATCATCTTTATGAGATGGAGGAAAATGAAATTGGAGCTCTGATCCGGTTTTCTCATCAGGGAAAG TTGGTCAAGCAATACGTTGGATACTTCCCGTATGTCAACCTATCTGCAACCGTGAGCCCAATCACTAGGACAGTTCTTAAA GTGGACCTGCATATAACTCCTGAATTTGTGTGGAAAGATCGTTATCATGGCATGTCAGAACGATGGTGGATCATTGTTGAG GATTCTGAAAATGATACCATTTATCATTCAGAGCTATTCACATTAACGAAGAAGATGGCAAGAGGAACACCTACAAAGATATCTTTTAATGTACCAATATTTGAACCTCATCCGCCACAGTACTATATACATGCCATCTCAGACTCATGGCTACATGCTGAAACACTCTTCACTGTTTCTTTTCATAATTTGACATTGCCACAG ACACAAATAACACACACAGAACTCTTGGACTTGAAGCCTCTTCCACTGAGTGCTCTTGGCAACAAAACGTATGAGGATCTGTACAGATTTTCCCATTTCAACCCGATACAAACTCAG GCTTTTCATGTTCTTTATCACACTGATAACAATGTACTCTTGGGAGCTCCAACTGGGAGTGGCAAAACAATTTCGGCAGAACTTGCAATGCTCCATCTTTTCAGTACACAACCAGACATGAAG GTAGTTTACATTGCTCCTCTAAAGGCAATAGTACGAGAAAGAATGAATGATTGGAGAAAACGTCTTGTAATTCAGCTTGGGAAGAAGATG GTTGAGATGACTGGTGACTTCACTCCAGATTTGATGGCCCTATTGTCAGCTGACATCATCATTTCTACCCCTGAAAAATGGGATGGGATTAGTCGAAATTGGCATAGCAGAAGTTACGTTATGAAG GTCGGGCTCATGATATTGGATGAGATACATCTTCTGGGAGCTGACCGTGGACCCATCCTTGAG GTCATTGTATCAAGAATGCGATACATATCATCACAAACAGAACGTTCAATTCGGTTTGTTGGTTTATCAACGGCATTAGCAAATGCTCG TGATTTAGCTGATTGGTTGGGCGTTACAGATGACGGTCTATTCAATTTCAAGCCTAGTGTGAGACCTGTACCTCTTGAAGTGCATATCCAG GGATATCCTGGGAAATTCTATTGTCCAAGAATGAATAGCATGAACAAACCAGCTTATGCAGCCATATGCACTCATTCACCCAATAAACCAGTTCTCATTTTTGTGTCATCACGTCGACAGACAAGACTTACAGCTCTTGATATCATTCAG CTTGCAGCATCAGATGAAAAACCAAGGCAGTTCCTGAGCATTGAAGACAACTCCCTAGACATGGTTCTTTCACAGGTTTCTGACAGTAATTTGAGGCATACTCTGCAATTTGGCATAGGTCTGCATCATGCTGGTTTAAATGACAGAGACAGATCCTTGGTTGAGGAGCTTTTTTCAAACAATAAGATTCAG GTGCTGGTATGTACCAGCACATTGGCGTGGGGTGTCAATCTTCCAGCTCACCTGGTCATAATCAAG GGCACTGAATACTATGATGGGAAAACAAAAAGATACATAGATTATGATATCACAGATATTCTGCAGATGATGGGTCGTGCAGGTCGGCCGCAATACGACCAACATGGCAAAGCTGTTATTCTTGTCCATGAACCAAAAAAGAGCTTTTACAAGAAG TTCCTCTACGAACCGTTTCCTGTGGAAAGTAATCTGAGGGAGCACTTGCATGACCACATAAATGCAGAAATTGTTTCTGGCACCATCAGCAACAAGGAGGAGGCGATTATTTATCTCACCTGGACTTACCTATATCGCAGATTG GTTGTTAATCCGGCCTATTATGGATTGGAGGATACTGAAACAAACACATTGAATTCTTATCTATCAAG GTTAGTCGAAACTACATTTGAAGATCTTGAGGACAGTGGATGCATAAAAGTGGATGACCACTCTGTAAAGTACTTGATTTTGGGGAAAATAGCTTCACAGTATTACCTGAGCTACCTCACTGTTTCAATGTTTGGGTCAAATATTGGCCCCAACACAACGTTGGAA GTCTTTCTACACATACTGTCAGCTGCATCAGAATTTGATGAGCTTCCTGTACGGCACAATGAG GACAATTTGAATCGAATACTCAGCGGAAATGTCCCGTATCCAGTTGATCAACACCACCTTGATGATCCACATGTTAAAGCCAACTTACTCTTTCAG GCACATTTCTCCAGAGCAGAATTGCCAATAAGCGACTATGTCACTGACTTGAAATCAGTTCTTGATCAGAGCATACGCATCATACAGGCAATGATTGATGTATGCGCGAATAGTGGATGGCTTACGAGTGCATTGACTTGCATGCATCTCTTGCAGATGATCATACAG GGTCTCTGGTTTGAGAGAGATTATGAATCCCTCTGGATGTTGCCATCCATGAATGATGATATATTAGACCATCTCAAGAGTAGAGGAGTCTCAACAGTCCCCTCCTTACTAGATCTTTCCCGTGAAGAATTGCGTAGGGTACTTCAACCATTTTCTGCGTCAGAGTTGTATCAG GATCTGCAACATTTCCCTCATGTTGATGTGAAAGTTAAGCTTCATAATGAACAGGAGCGATCCAAACCTCCAACTTTAAACATCAGGTTGCAATTGAAAAATTCGCGACGGTCAGCATCAAGAGCATTTGCCCCTAGATTTCCCAAG